The genomic interval TCGAACAATACAGCATTGATGAATTTTTCTTGGATTTAAGCGGAATCAATGTGAAAAACGGACATTTGAAATTTGCCGAATTTCTGCAAAATGAAATTTTAAAAATATTTAATCTTCCTGTCAGTATCGGTATTAGCGATGCTAAATATATAGCAAAACTTGCTACCGATTTGGCAAAACCGTTCGGCATAAAAATGATAAATAGCGATGAACTTGATTCCACATTAAAAAATGTAGATATCGTTAAATTTCCTGGAGTTGGAAAAAGTATGTTGAAGCGTTTGAATAAGCTTGGAATTTTTACTTTAGGAGATGTAAAAAAGGTAAAATTTATTTTTGAAAAATTCGGAAAAAATGGAATCAAACTTTACGAAAACATTACAGGAACCGGCGATAATTTACTTCAAATTAATAAAAAAAGAAAAAGTTTTTCTCACAGCAGAACTTTTAAAGCCGTTTTTGATAGAAATGAGATTAAAAGGCGAATTTTGATACTTTGCAGATATATTTGTTTCGATGTTTATAAATTCGGACAAAATCCAACTAATTATGAACTTAAAATAAGATATTCAGATCGAATTACCTTAAGCGGATCAATAACTTATAGAAATAAATTTT from Campylobacter hominis ATCC BAA-381 carries:
- a CDS encoding Y-family DNA polymerase, which translates into the protein MWGFTKLYKFLYTFTPDIEQYSIDEFFLDLSGINVKNGHLKFAEFLQNEILKIFNLPVSIGISDAKYIAKLATDLAKPFGIKMINSDELDSTLKNVDIVKFPGVGKSMLKRLNKLGIFTLGDVKKVKFIFEKFGKNGIKLYENITGTGDNLLQINKKRKSFSHSRTFKAVFDRNEIKRRILILCRYICFDVYKFGQNPTNYELKIRYSDRITLSGSITYRNKFYENVLHEIMNDLFIKCDKFETKSIIYISVCVGEFTNRAEQNLFSEMKQNNTEIDKAVHKIREKYGIDSLLFAKEIK